GAATTCTTAATGGAATTTTGCGATTTTTCAGGAGGGAAAAACGATATAGGCAAGCGGACGCACAAATACCGCGACAGCAGCGACCACCCTCACCAAGGATTGATCCGCCCCTATCCCGCCTTTTCAGCGTTCAGTACCACCAGGGTTTCATACGCGTCCCGCAACCCGCGTCCCGCAACCCGCAACCCGCAACCCGCGTCCCGCCACCCCGGATTTCTACCCCTGCTTACTGATCATCACCGCGCGCAGATCTTTTAACTGTTTGTTGAGCCCCAGCAATTCCTCGGCCGGGATCTGGCGGATCACGTCGCCGGTTTTAGAATCAACCAGCTTGACCACCACATCATTGAGATCTTTGTTCTTCTCAAAGCGCACACTGTAAGCGCCGTCGTCCGTCAACTCCTTGATGCGGTTGAGCAGTTCAACGGAATCCACCTGCGGCTCAGCCTTTTTTTCCACAGGTTTTGTTTCGGCAGCAGCCGCCGCGACCTGACGGTTTTCATTGGCCTGCGGATCAACGCTGGCCTGGCCGGGATTCTGGTGGAAGAGTTGTTGCGCTGCAACAGCTTCGACTTTCATGACCTACCTCCCGCTTCCCTGGTGCTTAAGGGAAAAACGGGGGATCCCGTGGGATCCCCCGAAAGAGCCTAACGTGCTTCTGTTTAGCCGAGCAGCGACAGAGCAAGCTGCGGGGCCTGGTTGGCCTGGGCAAGAATCGAAACACCGGCCTGCTGCAGGATGTTGTACTTGGTCATGCTTGAGGTTTCCTGAGCGATGTCGGCGTCCAAAATCCGGCTGCGTGCTGCCGAGACGTTTTCGGAAACGTTCTGCAGGTTGGCGATGGTCGATTCGAGACGGTTCTGCACCGCACCGAGGTCGCCGCGGCTGGTATCCACAGTTCCAATTGCGCTGTCGATCTGAGTGATGGCGGATTGGGCGGCGCTGAAAGTAAGAACATTGAGTCCGTTTACGGACAGCGCACCTGCACCCGCGCCAGCAATTTCGACAGCAATCGTCTGGGCTGCATCAGCACCAATCTGGAATACCATTGCGTTGGATGCCCCAGAGAATCCACCAGCAAGCAGAACCTGGTTGTTAAAGGAGGTGTCCGTCGCGATACGGTCGATCTCCGTAATCAGCTGCTGAAATTCAGCATCCAGGGACTTCTGATCTTCTGTCGTATTGGTGCCGTTGGAGGACTGCACCGCCAGTTCGCGCATACGCTGTAGCAGATTAGTAGTCTCTTGCAAGGCACCTTCAGCAGTTTGCGCCAGAGAAATGCCGTCGTTAGCATTACGTACTGCTTGGTTCAAACCCCGGACCTGGGAGGTCATGCGGTTGGAGATAGCGAGACCGGCGGCATCATCCTTCGCACTGTTGATGCGCATACCGGAAGAGAGGCGCTGCATGGCAGTACCAAGACTGGACTGGGAAGCACCGAGGTTACGCTGGGCATTGAGAGAAGCAACGTTAGTGTTAATTGAAAGTGCCATGGTTTTTTCCTCCGTGAAGTTGGGTTGCGGGCATCCTTGCCCTTGATGTTGAGTATGAACTTCGGAGAGCGGGGGTAAATTTTTTGTCTAGGAGAAAATCACCTCCTTTTTTAGGAATTTTCCGCTCTTGGATGGCTTATCGACAGGTGGTGAGAAAAGGTTTAGAAAAAAATCGCTGCACCGAGCCGGACACATTGGTCACGAAATCCAAAGCCTAACTATACGATTTTCAAAACATGTGCGGGAGGCTACATGGCAGGAGGTATCATCCATTTCCATCGCAGAAAACACCAGCCGAAAGAAATAACGGTCATCTACAGGCGCATAAGCGATATGTCCGGTGAGCGCCGCGGACGATTTATCAACGCCCACGTTCAATACAGTCCGATAATCGCCAAGCCCCACCACTTCGCCGGTCACACCCAACCCGTGGCTGGCTGAAACCAGAGCGGAAACTGGTGCCAAGTGGTTGATTGGCTCACCTTGAATATGAAAAATTTCACGCGTCTCACCGCCGTTGTGGGTTCGATAAAAAAGACTGTCCTGCTGAAACAACTCCGGGTTCACTGTCACATGGCCCAGCCTAAGGGTGCCGTTGGGACACTCGGGCCATCTGAAATGATAAATCAGCTCAAAGCCTTTTCGACTACCTAACAGACGCACCTCTTTTTCAACGGGTCCAAGCCTGGTTCTAATTTCCGCACGGACAACCACGCCATCATCCGTTAAATTCCACTCCGGAGTGACAGGAGAAAGGTCTGTCACCTTGTGCTGCCCGGGGATTTCCAGCACAAAATGCCCAGTATAGAAGTCTGCACCGTAATGAATATCATCGAAATATCCATGGGGAAGTGTCTTGATCAGCGGCTGATCGGACTGTGCCTTGTCCCACCACCCGTCTACGGCCAGCCCGCGACGGCAGTTGAGGCGAAGCCGCTGCTGCGGGGTTTCAATTTCGAGAAACGCCCCATTTTGACACACGAGGATATCGTCGACCAGCGCTGGTACCCGTTCACTTTTCACTGGTCTGGAAGCCGTCGCCATCCGCTGTTGCAAGGTCTCCAGCCGCCCCTGAACCCCTTCCCAGCGTTTGGCGGTAATGTGGGTCCGAAAATCGCTGCTCCACAGATAACAGAGCTCTTTCCAGTCGGATTCGTCAGCGCCCTCGTCACCGGCCAGAGCCTCGTAAAGACGCCAACAGGCGGTGTTAAGACAAAGATCGTCCCGTCCGGTCAACGCCCAACGCATGACGTTGTATTTGGCCTGCTTTTTTACCGGTACCGGTTGAGCGGCCGACTCCAAATGCAGCAGGTTTCCAGCTCCGGAGCGATCAAGAAATTCGAGAACCTGGCTAGGGCGAATCAGCCTGCATCTTGAATCAGCCTGAACAGCCTCATAGAGCTTGGCGATACGCGACCACTCGTTTTCGCCGCTCATAACCGCCTCCGTCTTGAACCGTCCAGGCCGAAAATCGAATATTTCCGCGTCATTGCCATAGAGCGAGAAAGTACGTTCCTCGCGCCCCACCCGACTACCGAGAAAATCCAGGTATTCGGGCAATTCCATTTCGCCGTGGGTGTAACGCTGAAACTTTTGAAAGGGAATCGACTTGTTCCAGATCACCGGCAACGTGGAGCCGTCGGCGCCACAGGCATACTGAGGCAAATACCGCCAATCAGGGTTCCAACCTGGGCGGGAGCTGCCGGGGTTGTCCCATTCCATAATGAGCGCCCGGTAACCAGCCTCACGATAAATCGGCACCAGCCCGGCTGAGTAGGCCTGCTCGTTGACCAAAACCAGTTCGGGCCGAAACCCGAGCAATTCCTCATAGACCCGCAGACCGATGCGCTGGTTGGCGCGATTGACGGCCGCAGGCACCAGCGGGCCGATCATTTGTGAGTAGCCGCTGCCGATGAATTCGACCAACCCTTCGCGACACAGCTCCCGCAGCTCCGTCACCCACTCAGGAGCCAGCAGCTGGATCTCTTCCAACGTATAGCCCGAGGCCTCGATACCCACCGGCAGGTGCTGCTCCCGGATCAGGCGCAACAGCGGCCAATAGCAGCGGCGGATAACCTCAGGGCGTGCTTCCTCCTCGAGGGAAGAGAAGGCGAGATTGAGGTGAAAGAAGGAGAAAAGATGCAACATGCTGTCAGACGCTCCTGGTTTCAATGCGGACAGTGCCAATCACTTCGGCGGCTCGGCTAAGAGCCTCGGAGCGGTCGGCGCCGCTGGTTATGACGTATCCGCACCTCTTTGTATGGTTGGTAACCGGTTCAACCTTTTCTCCAGGCCCCAGAAAGAAGTCCAGCTTGTAGACGCCGGGAATTTGTCTGGCTTTTTCAATGTTATGAATGGCCGTGATGATTCCGGGTTCCGGGAAGAAGTAGCGGATGGCTACCCCCCGCCGGTAACGGGGTGTAAGCTCTTCGTCACTCGGTGACCCTCCCAGGGCAACACTGATTGCGGCACCAACCAAGTCGATACCGGTCGCCAGGGGGATCTGATCGGTACTGAACCAGCCTCCCGAGAGACGTGCCGCGATTTCTATTACCTTCGGCCCTTCGGAAGTCAAAACCATGTCCCCTTTGGCAATTCCCGCCCCTATCCCCATGGCCCTGCCGGCAGCCTCGGCGCACCGTTTTACTGTCTCTTGGTCAGAGGGGGATAGGGCCGAGGGCTGTTCTCCCCCATTTTCAATGATGTAGGGCGAGAAACATTCTAAAAATTCGTAGTTCCGGTCGGAGAAGCCCGGAGTGTAAGCCTTTCCTGTAAGCAACAATGACTCGGTGCTGATCTGGGGGCCGGAAAGGTATTCCTCCACCATCACGCGCCCTGTTGGTGAATTATCACGGGCATGCTGGAAGGCCCAATCCAGATCGACTTTTTCGGACAGCCTCAGTACCCCCCGGGCCCCCCGACTGTCCAC
This region of Geoalkalibacter ferrihydriticus DSM 17813 genomic DNA includes:
- a CDS encoding flagellin — protein: MALSINTNVASLNAQRNLGASQSSLGTAMQRLSSGMRINSAKDDAAGLAISNRMTSQVRGLNQAVRNANDGISLAQTAEGALQETTNLLQRMRELAVQSSNGTNTTEDQKSLDAEFQQLITEIDRIATDTSFNNQVLLAGGFSGASNAMVFQIGADAAQTIAVEIAGAGAGALSVNGLNVLTFSAAQSAITQIDSAIGTVDTSRGDLGAVQNRLESTIANLQNVSENVSAARSRILDADIAQETSSMTKYNILQQAGVSILAQANQAPQLALSLLG
- a CDS encoding ATP-grasp domain-containing protein; amino-acid sequence: MKTLWIVSGGAEAMPGIRRAKDMGLHVVVSDGSPKAPGALLADSFVLASTYDVNATVKAAKRYHREQRPVDGVISVAADVPLTVASVAAALGLPGIPLETAQLAADKLAMKRRFAEKNIPIPWFQAVDSSEHLHELIRQRGFPLVIKPVDSRGARGVLRLSEKVDLDWAFQHARDNSPTGRVMVEEYLSGPQISTESLLLTGKAYTPGFSDRNYEFLECFSPYIIENGGEQPSALSPSDQETVKRCAEAAGRAMGIGAGIAKGDMVLTSEGPKVIEIAARLSGGWFSTDQIPLATGIDLVGAAISVALGGSPSDEELTPRYRRGVAIRYFFPEPGIITAIHNIEKARQIPGVYKLDFFLGPGEKVEPVTNHTKRCGYVITSGADRSEALSRAAEVIGTVRIETRSV
- a CDS encoding glycoside hydrolase family 57, which translates into the protein MALSALKPGASDSMLHLFSFFHLNLAFSSLEEEARPEVIRRCYWPLLRLIREQHLPVGIEASGYTLEEIQLLAPEWVTELRELCREGLVEFIGSGYSQMIGPLVPAAVNRANQRIGLRVYEELLGFRPELVLVNEQAYSAGLVPIYREAGYRALIMEWDNPGSSRPGWNPDWRYLPQYACGADGSTLPVIWNKSIPFQKFQRYTHGEMELPEYLDFLGSRVGREERTFSLYGNDAEIFDFRPGRFKTEAVMSGENEWSRIAKLYEAVQADSRCRLIRPSQVLEFLDRSGAGNLLHLESAAQPVPVKKQAKYNVMRWALTGRDDLCLNTACWRLYEALAGDEGADESDWKELCYLWSSDFRTHITAKRWEGVQGRLETLQQRMATASRPVKSERVPALVDDILVCQNGAFLEIETPQQRLRLNCRRGLAVDGWWDKAQSDQPLIKTLPHGYFDDIHYGADFYTGHFVLEIPGQHKVTDLSPVTPEWNLTDDGVVVRAEIRTRLGPVEKEVRLLGSRKGFELIYHFRWPECPNGTLRLGHVTVNPELFQQDSLFYRTHNGGETREIFHIQGEPINHLAPVSALVSASHGLGVTGEVVGLGDYRTVLNVGVDKSSAALTGHIAYAPVDDRYFFRLVFSAMEMDDTSCHVASRTCFENRIVRLWIS
- a CDS encoding flagellar protein FlaG — protein: MKVEAVAAQQLFHQNPGQASVDPQANENRQVAAAAAETKPVEKKAEPQVDSVELLNRIKELTDDGAYSVRFEKNKDLNDVVVKLVDSKTGDVIRQIPAEELLGLNKQLKDLRAVMISKQG